In Stegostoma tigrinum isolate sSteTig4 chromosome 12, sSteTig4.hap1, whole genome shotgun sequence, the following proteins share a genomic window:
- the mospd2 gene encoding motile sperm domain-containing protein 2 isoform X3, with translation MTGAAGRPVVDAAAAGGMEAEQREERQKLIEETRQRFISEYLQDKTEKYDSRDVERLKQDDGWVQSYLQWRHHNVDDTLKMIDDSFQWRKEFSVHDLSESSLPQWTFETGAVYLHGYDKEGNKMFWFRVKLHVKDAKTALDKKKYVAFWLERYAKREQGKPLTVVFDLTETGLSNIDLDFVKFIINCFKIYYPKYLSKMIIYEMPWIMNAAWRIVKSWLGPDAVNMLKFTNKADVQEYINTEYLPAHMGGIDPFKYSYPPLPDDDFQTPICENGPIPGEDELDGKEKGDGDSKESVDTNTVEEPLQKQKKVSFDDIERLDLKTRSAKKPQTVFRGSLLHISPAEDLQFGSKESRETKCLIVLTNVTKNPVAFKVRTTAPEKYRVKPSNGSFKPGSSLDILVSLHGATGLEQCLTTQCSKDSTLLRRSTTLIISGKDCFFVLSFINELPLVFFF, from the exons ACAAGACTGAGAAATATGATTCCCGAGATGTTGAAAGACTAAAACAAGATGATGGCTGGGTTCAGAGTTATCTGCAGTGGAGACATCACAATGTGGATGACACATTGAAAATGATCGATGACAGCTTTCAATGGAGAAAAGAATTTTCAGTTCATG ATTTAAGTGAGTCCAGCCTTCCTCAATGGACTTTTGAAACCGGAGCTGTTTATCTTCATGGATATGATAAAGAAGGCAACAAAATGT TTTGGTTTCGAGTAAAGTTACATGTCAAGGATGCAAAGACAGCTTTGGATAAAAAGAAGTATGTAGCCTTCTGGTTAGAACGTTATGCAAAAAGAGAACAAGGAAAACCTCTGACGGTGGTGTTTGATCTGACTGAGACTGGATTAAGCAATATA GATCTGGACTTTGTGAAGTTCATCATCAACTGCTTTAAGATCTATTACCCTAAGTACCTTT CAAAAATGATCATCTATGAAATGCCATGGATAATGAATG CTGCTTGGAGGATTGTAAAATCATGGCTGGGACCAGACGCTGTGAATATGTTGAAATTTACCAACAAGGCTGATGTGCAAGAATATATAAATACAGAATATTTGCCAGCACACATGGGAGGAATT GATCCTTTTAAATATAGCTACCCTCCATTACCCGATGATGACTTTCAAACACCTATATGTGAAAATGGTCCAATCCCAGGTGAAGATGAATTGGATGGAAaagaaaagggagatggagatAGTAAGGAATCTGTTGACACTAACACCGTTGAAGAGCCCTTGCAGAAACAAAAAAAG GTTTCTTTCGATGATATTGAACGGTTGGATTTAAAGACAAGATCGGCAAAAAAACCACAAACAGTATTCAGAGGATCGTTGCTACACATTAG tcCTGCTGAAGATCTTCAGTTTGGCTCTAAAGAAAGTAGAGAAACTAAGTGTTTGATAGTGCTGACAAATGTGACAAAAAACCCTGTTGCATTTAAG GTTAGAACAACAGCTCCAGAGAAATATAGGGTGAAACCAAGCAATGGCAGCTTCAAACCAGGCAGTTCACTGGATATTCTAGTGTCACTCCATGGAG caactGGTTTGGAACAATGCTTAACAACTCAGTGTTCTAAAGATTCTACTTTGTTACGTCGGTCAACAACCTTGATTATTTCCGGTAAGGACTGCTTTTTTGTCCTCTCGTTTATAAATGAATTGCcccttgtattttttttttaa